A single genomic interval of Lathyrus oleraceus cultivar Zhongwan6 chromosome 7, CAAS_Psat_ZW6_1.0, whole genome shotgun sequence harbors:
- the LOC127107809 gene encoding F-box/kelch-repeat protein At1g55270 has translation MNQLVESSANSQRVSRVQAPLVDSVSCYCKVDSGLKTVAGARKFVPGSKICIQPDINPNAHRNKNLRREKTRVQPPLLPGLPDDLAIACLIRVPRVEHRKLRLVCKRWYRLLSGNFFYSLRKSLGMAEEWVYVIKRDREGKISLHAFDPIYQIWQSLPPVPGEYSEALGFGCAVLSGCHLYLFGGRDPLKGSMRRVIFYNARTNKWHRAPDMLRKRHLFGSCVINNCLYVAGGECKGIQRTLRSAEVYDPNRNRWSFISEMTTAMVPFIGVIHNGTWFLKGLGSNRNVICESYSHETDTWTPISNGMVNGWRNPSISLNGQLYALDCQDGCKLKVYDGATDSWKKFIDSRLHLGSSRALDAAALVSLNGKLCIIRNNMSISLVDVSSPNKRVESNPHLWENIAGKGPVRSLVRNIWSTIAGRSGLKSHIVHCQVLQA, from the exons ATGAACCAGTTAGTTGAAAGCTCTGCTAATTCTCAAAGGGTCTCTAGAGTTCAAGCTCCACTG GTGGACTCAGTTTCATGCTACTGTAAGGTAGATTCAGGCCTGAAAACAGTGGCCGGGGCAAGGAAATTCGTTCCAGGATCGAAGATATGTATCCAACCTGACATAAACCCGAATGCACATAGGAACAAAAACTTGCGTAGAGAGAAGACCAGAGTTCAGCCTCCTCTGCTACCTGGTCTTCCCGATGATCTTGCTATTGCTTGTTTAATCCGTGTACCGCGCGTTGAGCACAGAAAACTGCGTTTGGTTTGCAAGAGATGGTATCGCCTTCTGTCTGGAAATTTCTTTTATTCGCTCAGGAAAAGTCTCGGAATGGCAGAAGAATGGGTTTATGTCATCAAAAGAGACCGTGAAGGAAAAATTTCACTGCACGCTTTCGACCCAATCTATCAAATATGGCAATCCCTTCCGCCTGTTCCTGGCGAATATTCCGAAGCATTAGGATTTGGTTGCGCTGTTCTTAGTGGTTGCCATTTGTACTTATTTGGTGGAAGAGATCCGTTGAAGGGATCTATGAGGCGTGTCATTTTCTACAACGCTCGTACAAATAAATGGCACAGAGCACCAGATATGCTGCGGAAGCGTCATCTGTTTGGTTCTTGTGTAATAAATAATTGTCTCTATGTTGCTGGTGGGGAATGTAAAGGAATTCAAAGAACTCTTCGATCTGCTGAAGTTTATGACCCGAACCGAAACAGGTGGAGCTTTATCTCTGAAATGACCACAGCCATGGTTCCTTTTATCGGTGTTATTCATAACGGCACTTGGTTTTTGAAGGGTCTTGGGTCTAATCGCAATGTCATATGCGAATCCTATTCACATGAAACCGATACATGGACTCCAATAAGTAATGGAATGGTCAACGGATGGCGTAATCCTAGCATCTCACTGAATGGACAACTCTATGCACTTGATTGCCAGGACGGCTGCAAGCTCAAAGTATACGACGGGGCGACCGATTCCTGGAAGAAGTTCATCGATAGCAGGCTTCATTTAGGCAGTTCTCGTGCTCTCGATGCTGCAGCTCTTGTTTCACTTAACGGAAAGCTATGCATTATCCGCAACAATATGAGCATTAGTCTAGTTGATGTTTCAAGTCCAAACAAACGCGTCGAAAGCAATCCTCACCTTTGGGAAAATATTGCCGGAAAAGGTCCTGTTAGGTCTTTAGTTAGAAATATATGGTCAACTATCGCAGGGCGCAGTGGTTTGAAGAGTCACATTGTTCACTGTCAAGTTCTTCAAGCCTGA